One genomic window of Quercus robur chromosome 6, dhQueRobu3.1, whole genome shotgun sequence includes the following:
- the LOC126688542 gene encoding auxin-responsive protein IAA13-like isoform X1, with amino-acid sequence MDATLGLLGGGGGGSVGGSSGASTNESTVSKVEQDFVAMSSEASSYPPEAELELGLGLSLGSGGAMKAKKGCAWGERGRILTAKDFPSVVSHASRFSDRANPVASVGAVSGTKRAADSVSQEGTGSPPGASSQVVGWPPIRAYRMNSLVNQAKSQRAEEEKEIDETDKSNDPSKKKIYTKTDTAAKEKGQLGFVKVNMDGVPIGRKVDLNAHSCYDSLAQMLEDMFFRSTTTVNSRGGEKEQVTQPSKLLDSSSEFVLTYEDKEGDWMLVGDVPWGMFLTSVKRLRIMRTSEANGLGTRFQERNERQRSKPI; translated from the exons ATGGATGCTACACTTGGTTTacttggtggtggtggtggtggcagtgtTGGTGGTTCTTCTGGGGCTTCTACAAATGAGTCCACTGTGTCAAAAGTGGAGCAAGACTTTGTTGCCATGTCTTCTGAGGCATCTTCATACCCACCTGAGGCTGAGCTTGAGTTGGGTCTTGGTCTCAGCCTTGGTAGTGGTGGTGCTATGAAGGCTAAAAAGGGTTGTGCATGGGGTGAGCGTGGTCGAATCTTGACTGCCAAAGACTTCCCTTCTGTTGTCTCTCATGCTTCTCGTTTCTCTGACAGAGCTAATCCTGTTGCTTCTGTTGGTGCTGTTTCTGGAACCAAGAGAGCTGCTGACTCTGTTTCTCAAGAGGGTACTGGATCTCCTCCTGGTGCCAG CAGTCAGGTTGTGGGATGGCCACCCATAAGGGCTTATAGAATGAACAGCTTAGTTAATCAAGCAAAGAGTCAAAGGGCTGAAGAAGAGAAGGAGATTGATGAAACAGACAAGTCCAATGATCcttcaaagaagaaaatttataCCAAGACTGATACTGCGGCTAAGGAAAAAGGCCAACTTGGATTTGTGAAGGTAAATATGGATGGAGTTCCGATAGGAAGGAAGGTTGATTTGAATGCTCATTCATGCTATGATTCTTTAGCCCAAATGCTGGAAGACATGTTTTTTAGATCCACCACAACTGTCAATTCAAGGG GTGGAGAGAAGGAACAAGTAACTCAGCCCTCTAAGCTTTTGGATAGTTCATCTGAATTTGTGCTTACCTATGAAGATAAAGAGGGCGACTGGATGCTTGTGGGAGATGTTCCATGGGG GATGTTCCTCACCTCTGTGAAACGGCTTCGAATCATGAGAACCTCTGAGGCTAATGGACTTG GAACAAGATTTCAAGAAAGGAATGAGAGACAAAGAAGCAAGCCCATATAA
- the LOC126688542 gene encoding auxin-responsive protein IAA13-like isoform X2, translated as MDATLGLLGGGGGGSVGGSSGASTNESTVSKVEQDFVAMSSEASSYPPEAELELGLGLSLGSGGAMKAKKGCAWGERGRILTAKDFPSVVSHASRFSDRANPVASVGAVSGTKRAADSVSQEGTGSPPGASQVVGWPPIRAYRMNSLVNQAKSQRAEEEKEIDETDKSNDPSKKKIYTKTDTAAKEKGQLGFVKVNMDGVPIGRKVDLNAHSCYDSLAQMLEDMFFRSTTTVNSRGGEKEQVTQPSKLLDSSSEFVLTYEDKEGDWMLVGDVPWGMFLTSVKRLRIMRTSEANGLGTRFQERNERQRSKPI; from the exons ATGGATGCTACACTTGGTTTacttggtggtggtggtggtggcagtgtTGGTGGTTCTTCTGGGGCTTCTACAAATGAGTCCACTGTGTCAAAAGTGGAGCAAGACTTTGTTGCCATGTCTTCTGAGGCATCTTCATACCCACCTGAGGCTGAGCTTGAGTTGGGTCTTGGTCTCAGCCTTGGTAGTGGTGGTGCTATGAAGGCTAAAAAGGGTTGTGCATGGGGTGAGCGTGGTCGAATCTTGACTGCCAAAGACTTCCCTTCTGTTGTCTCTCATGCTTCTCGTTTCTCTGACAGAGCTAATCCTGTTGCTTCTGTTGGTGCTGTTTCTGGAACCAAGAGAGCTGCTGACTCTGTTTCTCAAGAGGGTACTGGATCTCCTCCTGGTGCCAG TCAGGTTGTGGGATGGCCACCCATAAGGGCTTATAGAATGAACAGCTTAGTTAATCAAGCAAAGAGTCAAAGGGCTGAAGAAGAGAAGGAGATTGATGAAACAGACAAGTCCAATGATCcttcaaagaagaaaatttataCCAAGACTGATACTGCGGCTAAGGAAAAAGGCCAACTTGGATTTGTGAAGGTAAATATGGATGGAGTTCCGATAGGAAGGAAGGTTGATTTGAATGCTCATTCATGCTATGATTCTTTAGCCCAAATGCTGGAAGACATGTTTTTTAGATCCACCACAACTGTCAATTCAAGGG GTGGAGAGAAGGAACAAGTAACTCAGCCCTCTAAGCTTTTGGATAGTTCATCTGAATTTGTGCTTACCTATGAAGATAAAGAGGGCGACTGGATGCTTGTGGGAGATGTTCCATGGGG GATGTTCCTCACCTCTGTGAAACGGCTTCGAATCATGAGAACCTCTGAGGCTAATGGACTTG GAACAAGATTTCAAGAAAGGAATGAGAGACAAAGAAGCAAGCCCATATAA